DNA from Algisphaera agarilytica:
CAGGGGTTTACGTTGATCAAGACTACATCGGTACGCCGAGTCGTTCCGGGCCGCACGCTGCAGGCCGAAGAGCGAGAGTACAAGCGGGTGATCGATGACGCCGAGCAGCGGTTGGTCTTGTGGGTCGCGCAAAAAGCTGAGAAGCATGTGCCGGCGTTTGACGTACGGTTAGATTTCTACGGCAAGATCCAACACGAATTCTTCCGGTTACCCGCCGGCACCGTGGGGTGGGAATGTGAAAACGTCGGAAAGGATGAAACACCTATCCGGGCAGAGATCGTTGACTTTAAAGACAGGGTTCGTGCGGGCAAGAAAAAAGTGTCATGTGTCGTCTTTAAGCGGACCTACCCGAAGACATCAGGGCGTCATAGCCAATTAATCGAAACCGAATGGCTGAGCCAAGAGGTTCCCGGGGGGACGGTTCGCGTGGTCGGCGAGTACCCCGAAGGCACGATTACTTCCATCGTGGTTTGTACGGGATTCAACGTTGTTGATCTCGAAGATGCTAATTAATTACGTCGTCGGGCAAGGCCTGATGTGACTGGAATGCAGCATAGGGTTGGAGCCTATAACTTCGAATACCGCCCCACCGCCCGGTACAGGCCCGCGACCTGTTCGCGTTTCACGATCCTCGGCGGTGGACTGACCTATGCCGCATCAAGTCGTTTAACCTCGACCTCGCCTTCCAGCACGTTTCGTACCATCCCTTGAGCAGCTTGTAGGTTCCCCATGGGCGGGTTAGCTTCGATCTGCCGGGCTACGTTGTATTTTTCCTGCGTCGGTGCCAACAGCCTTGGCTCCGCGAGGACCTGCTCTAACCAACGGTCTTTGAGTTCCCGGGCAAACGCCTCCTGAGCGGGGTCGAACTTCTTCTTGGCCGCCTTCACCTTCTGCTTCGCGGCCTTGAGTTCGGCATCCACCTCGGCCGCGGCGGCTTCCCTGGCCTGCGTCACCTCCACCGGCTCAGCCGCCCCACCAAAACGCAACGCCCCCGACTCGATCGAATCCGTCGGCAAAACATTCCGCACCGCCGTGGCCTGCTTCTGCTTGACCGCCTGCTTGCGCTGCCGTTCAAGCCGCTGCACCTCGGACTCCAGCAGCTTCACCTCGTCCTCGCACTCCTCATTCCGGCCCCCGGACGTTCGCCCATTGGGCAACACGATCGGCTTCGCATCGCTCCAATGCGTCCCCGGCGGGATCGGCAGCACAATGCGGTCCTCGCCGATCGCCCCGGCACCGGTGAGGCTGGGGAACCAATACGCCGTCCCGCCGTTGGCCACATCACCCGTGTCCCCCTCCCGGATCCGCTTCTGCCAAAAGATGTGCATCCGCGGCCCGGCCTTCCGCGTCCGTCCCCCGCCGGTCCGAAACGCCAGGGGCACAAACCCCATCGCCTCCCAGAACCGGTTAGCCGGCAGGTCCTGCGCACACCAGCAGCAGTACAGCCGACACCCGTAGGCGCTTCGTTCAAACTTTGCCTTGAGCAGGTTCGCCGCCACCAGCGACCGCTGGAACTCCGGCTCCACGTTCATCTGATAAATAATCCCCAGCTCATCCCGCTTCAGATACCGGTCCGTCCCCAACACGTAACCGACCGGGAATTGGTCGGAGTGATGAGTACCTAGTGAACAGTGATGAGTACTGCCTTCACTCGTTCCTGATACCTCGTTCCTCGTCCCTCTTGTTGCCTCGGCAACGAGCACATTGCCCTTTTCGATGTGCCCCTTGATCGCCTTTTCCCACATGAAGCCGACGCCGTTTTTATGTCGCTTCTGCAGGTCATCGATAAAGTCGAAGTCGGTCAGCCGGGCGCTGCGGATGTTGATCTCAACCCGCGGCGTCGGCAACACCGGCAGGTGGTTCGAATCGTCGGGTTGGTAACGGATGACATTAGACATGGGTGGACTCCCGGAACGGTAATAGAACGATTTCCAAAACCCTCAGCACCGCGGTCACGGTGCCAAGGTTTGTTGAAGGCTTACGCCAACCGTCAGGCCGCGGAGCGGAATGCTCATGCCGCCTGCGACAGGCCGCCCGCGATCCGCGTCTCGACCGGTGGGCAGGCCGGGCCGCTCTGAAGTTTGGTGTTGGCCCACTGAGCCGTCAGCCACACCTTCGTCCCGCCCGGCACGGTGTCGGGGATCGTCACCTCGATCGTGGTCCGCGACTGCATGCCTTTGAAGTGCCACGCGTTGATGTCTTGCGGGTAGTCTTCGCCGGTGGTGTAGTAGAGCGTCGCACCTTTGACCCCACTCGGCCGTGCGCGGCCTGAGTTCTCCGCGCTGCGCAGCTTGATCGTGATCTTGCGGCCCTGCACCACCACCACCGTCAGCTCCGGGCTCGTCTCAGGCACCGGCACCGGCGTCGGGTCCATATCACGGATCGTGATGTCCAGGTCCCGCCGCATGCTGTCGGAGGTGCCCGGGTAGCCCTGAACAATCCGGACCAGCGAACGGGCCGCCGCGATCAGCCCTTTCTTGGCGTCGTTCTTCTCCTGCACCTTGGTCGGCGTGCGGGTGCCGGGGTCCTGGCAGACGTTGTAGCGCTGCTGGAAGTCGACGACCTGCGCACCAAACGCGGTGGTCTGCGGCTCGGTCAGCCCGTACGCCGGCGGATCGGCCTCGACGAGGTTGCTGAAATTCAACGCCCAGGACAACAGTTCTGCTTCTCGACTTGGGAGGTAGTTGGTTCCCATCAGAAAACTCCTTTCCCATCCCCGGCCCCGGAAGTGCTTGTGGTTCCCCGGCGTGGATGGCGATTGTGTTCGAGCACGCCCCGCCGACCGAACACCCGCCCGGCATCGTTGCTCTGCTGGCCTATCGATCGCTGCAAGCCGCCGCTTCAGCAATTGCGGAAACCCCTATTCCGGGAACATGCTTATGGAGGTCGAACCCCGCGCAAGACGATCATCGCGCCGGATTGCGATTTCGCAACGATCCCGGCTGTTGGTAGGTGCAGTACACCGCCACCCGCGTGATGAACTTCCGTGCGGCGGTATTCTCGACCGGTCTGAAGTCCGAAAGGCTCAGAAGGTTCAACTCCGATCGATTGGGCGCCCCAAAACTGTGACCGATGCGCCGCGGAGCGAAATCTGAATGCGGTGTTTAGCC
Protein-coding regions in this window:
- a CDS encoding GNAT family N-acetyltransferase → MSNVIRYQPDDSNHLPVLPTPRVEINIRSARLTDFDFIDDLQKRHKNGVGFMWEKAIKGHIEKGNVLVAEATRGTRNEVSGTSEGSTHHCSLGTHHSDQFPVGYVLGTDRYLKRDELGIIYQMNVEPEFQRSLVAANLLKAKFERSAYGCRLYCCWCAQDLPANRFWEAMGFVPLAFRTGGGRTRKAGPRMHIFWQKRIREGDTGDVANGGTAYWFPSLTGAGAIGEDRIVLPIPPGTHWSDAKPIVLPNGRTSGGRNEECEDEVKLLESEVQRLERQRKQAVKQKQATAVRNVLPTDSIESGALRFGGAAEPVEVTQAREAAAAEVDAELKAAKQKVKAAKKKFDPAQEAFARELKDRWLEQVLAEPRLLAPTQEKYNVARQIEANPPMGNLQAAQGMVRNVLEGEVEVKRLDAA